In the genome of Triticum urartu cultivar G1812 chromosome 5, Tu2.1, whole genome shotgun sequence, one region contains:
- the LOC125555961 gene encoding uncharacterized protein LOC125555961: MAAAEPPEHLLLLPSPVTASPGPHACRLAHKLLCFLTRHGKKQHHRGPCIVKHHQDQPRCHSGRPSTSCFSSSRLLPCASTSEPRLHDAATSSPSSVSSSPPRAQCLQPRPHLHPPRASRAAGPRRRAAVSGRPPPKSRCCLSVQHRRCSIFWRAEGRARCSASPLFRSREEQGCPV, translated from the exons ATGGCCGCCGCCGAGCCGCCCGagcacctcctcctcctcccgtcgCCGGTGACCGCGTCACCAGGACCCCACGCCTGCAGACTCGCACACAAGCTCCTCTGCTTCCTCACGCGCCACGGCAAGAAGCAGCACCACCGGGGCCCTTGCATCGTCAAGCACCACCAGGACCAGCCCCGGTGCCACTCCGGCCGCCCGAGCACCTCGTGCTTCTCCTCGTCGCGCCTCCTCCCCTGCGCCTCGACTTC GGAACCGCGCCTCCATGATGCCGCCACCTCGTCCCCGTCGTCCGTCAGctcgtcgccgccccgggcccAGTGCCTGCAGCCGCGCCCCCACCTTCACCCACCACGGGCGAGCAGAGCCGCCGGACCGCGTCGCCGCGCTGCCGTTTCAGGGCGTCCTCCGCCCAAGTCCCGCTGCTGCCTTTCTGTCCAGCACCGCCGCTGCTCTATTTTCTGGCGTGCAGAGGGACGCGCTAGATGCAGTGCATCGCCGCTGTTCAGATCGAGAGAGGAGCAAGGTTGCCCGGTCTAG